One genomic segment of Colias croceus chromosome 16, ilColCroc2.1 includes these proteins:
- the LOC123698336 gene encoding protein groucho-like isoform X3: MYPTPTRHPAGAVRGPQPSAGPIKFTIADTLERIKEEFNFLQAQYHTLKLECEKLASEKTEMQRHYVMYYEMSYGLNVEMHKQTEIAKRLSAIIGQVLPFLAQEHQQQVASAVERAKQVTMSELNAIIGQQQQQGLQQLLIHASGLPHGVAGAGALLGAGGLLFPGAGPPPAPHLPPPAHKVELPPPSDIKPPLSGGPAPPPLLPGQPPPPREDDRLAASRAMSQQQRRSVSPLEREQKYRPRSPEPEPLDAKRRKEDKVGYVSVSSDSDAEKSDQDLVVDVANEEERGSPSVRTEGERTENGPRPPSRSGSSSSRSTPKSSKDEKPGTPGAKGRAPTPTGRYAFPPYAAYRTPLPFDGHRTNGMPPAKPAYSYHTCGGPLQPVPFPADALVGPGIPRGARQVATLPHGEVVCAVALSLGSNARHAYTGGKGCVKLWDITSPGSPNTLEPLSQLDCLQRDNYIRSVKLLPDGRTLLVGGEASNLSIWDLSAPTPRMRAELTSSAPACYALAISPDSKVCFSCCSDGNIAVWDLHNQTLVRQFQGHTDGASCIDISPDGSRLWTGGLDNTVRSWDLREGRQLHQHDFSSQIFSLGYCPTGSWLAVGMENSHVEVLHAGKPDRYQLALHESCVLSLRFAASGKWFVSTGKDNLLNAWRTPYGASIFQSKESSSVLSCDVSSDDKFIVTGSGDKKATVYEVLY, encoded by the exons atgtatcctaCACCGACGCGGCACCCGGCTGGAGCAGTTCGg gGGCCTCAACCCTCGGCAGGTCCGATAAAGTTTACGATAGCGGATACTTTAGAAAGAATAAAggaagaatttaattttttacaagcACAATATCATAC GTTAAAATTAGAATGTGAGAAACTAGCTAGTGAAAAAACCGAAATGCAACGGCATTATGTTATG TATTACGAGATGTCCTATGGATTGAATGTTGAAATGCACAAGcag ACGGAAATAGCGAAGAGATTAAGCGCAATAATTGGACAAGTGTTGCCGTTCCTCGCTCAAGAGCACCAACAGCAAGTCGCCTCCGCCGTGGAGAGAGCTAAGCAGGTCACTATGTCTGAACTTAATGCTATCATAGGG caacaacaacaacaggGACTGCAGCAACTTCTT ATCCACGCGTCCGGCCTGCCGCACGGCGTAGCGGGCGCGGGCGCGTTGTTAGGCGCGGGCGGGTTGTTGTTCCCCGGCGCGGGACCGCCGCCGGCGCCGCACTTACCCCCGCCGGCGCATAAG gtgGAACTACCCCCTCCATCGGATATAAAACCGCCCTTATCAGGTGGACCGGCGCCACCCCCCCTCCTGCCGGGACAACCCCCTCCCCCCAGAGAGGACGATAGACTAGCCGCTTCAAGAGCTATGAGCCAACAg cAGCGTCGCTCAGTATCGCCTCTAGAGCGCGAACAGAAGTACCGGCCGCGCTCGCCCGAGCCCGAGCCGCTCGACGCGAAGCGACGGAAGGAGGACAAGGTGGGATATGTCAGTGTGTCTAGT GATAGTGATGCAGAAAAGAGCGATCAAGATTTGGTTGTAGATGTTGCTAATGAG GAGGAAAGAGGGTCACCAAGTGTACGCACAGAGGGCGAGAGAACGGAAAATGGTCCAAGACCTCCGTCGAGATCAGGCTCCTCATCGAGTCGATCCACTCCTAAGAGCTCTAAAGAT GAGAAGCCTGGAACTCCAGGGGCGAAGGGCCGGGCTCCAACACCGACAGGCCGATACGCATTTCCCCCATACGCTGCTTACCGCACCCCCCTCCCTTTTGACGGGCATAGGACCAATGGCATGCCGCCTGCTAAACC AGCGTATTCCTACCACACATGCGGCGGGCCGCTGCAACCCGTACCCTTCCCTGCGGATGCACTCGTAGGGCCCGGGATCCCGCGTGGAGCCCGACAGGTTGCCACACTCCCACATGGGGAAGTTGTATGTGCGGTCGCGTTGTCTTTAGGATCTAACGCACGGCACGCGTACACGGGCGGCAAGGGTTGCGTTAAGTTGTGGGACATCACTAGCCCGGGATCCCCGAACACGCTCGAGCCGCTGTCGCAGTTGGACTGTTTG CAAAGGGACAACTACATCCGCTCGGTGAAGCTATTACCGGACGGGCGCACGCTGCTGGTGGGCGGCGAGGCGTCCAACCTGTCGATCTGGGACCTGTCGGCGCCGACGCCGCGCATGCGCGCCGAGCTCACCTCCTCCGCGCCCGCCTGCTACGCGCTCGCCATCAGCCCCGACAGCAAG GTTTGCTTCAGTTGTTGTTCTGACGGGAATATCGCAGTCTGGGATCTACATAATCAAACATTAGTTAGGCAATTCCAAG GTCACACGGACGGCGCGTCGTGCATCGACATCAGCCCGGACGGCAGCCGGCTGTGGACGGGCGGGCTGGACAACACGGTGCGCTCGTGGGACCTGCGCGAGGGCCGCCAGCTGCACCAGCACGACTTCTCCAGCCAGATATTCTCGCTGGGATACTGTCCCACCG GTTCCTGGCTAGCAGTAGGAATGGAGAACTCCCACGTAGAAGTACTCCACGCGGGCAAACCGGACCGTTACCAGCTCGCTTTGCACGAATCATGTGTGTTATCGCTGCGGTTTGCGGCTTCGGGCAAGTGGTTTGTGTCCACGGGCAAGGATAATCTGCTAAATGCGTGGAGGACACCGTATGGAGCTAGTATATTTCAG TCTAAAGAATCGTCGTCGGTGCTCAGTTGTGATGTGTCTTCGGATGATAAGTTCATAGTGACGGGTTCGGGGGACAAGAAAGCGACAGTTTACGAagttttgtattga
- the LOC123698336 gene encoding protein groucho-like isoform X7 has protein sequence MYPTPTRHPAGAVRGPQPSAGPIKFTIADTLERIKEEFNFLQAQYHTLKLECEKLASEKTEMQRHYVMYYEMSYGLNVEMHKQTEIAKRLSAIIGQVLPFLAQEHQQQVASAVERAKQVTMSELNAIIGQQIHASGLPHGVAGAGALLGAGGLLFPGAGPPPAPHLPPPAHKVELPPPSDIKPPLSGGPAPPPLLPGQPPPPREDDRLAASRAMSQQQRRSVSPLEREQKYRPRSPEPEPLDAKRRKEDKVGYVSVSSDSDAEKSDQDLVVDVANEEERGSPSVRTEGERTENGPRPPSRSGSSSSRSTPKSSKDEKPGTPGAKGRAPTPTGRYAFPPYAAYRTPLPFDGHRTNGMPPAKPAYSYHTCGGPLQPVPFPADALVGPGIPRGARQVATLPHGEVVCAVALSLGSNARHAYTGGKGCVKLWDITSPGSPNTLEPLSQLDCLQRDNYIRSVKLLPDGRTLLVGGEASNLSIWDLSAPTPRMRAELTSSAPACYALAISPDSKVCFSCCSDGNIAVWDLHNQTLVRQFQGHTDGASCIDISPDGSRLWTGGLDNTVRSWDLREGRQLHQHDFSSQIFSLGYCPTGSWLAVGMENSHVEVLHAGKPDRYQLALHESCVLSLRFAASGKWFVSTGKDNLLNAWRTPYGASIFQSKESSSVLSCDVSSDDKFIVTGSGDKKATVYEVLY, from the exons atgtatcctaCACCGACGCGGCACCCGGCTGGAGCAGTTCGg gGGCCTCAACCCTCGGCAGGTCCGATAAAGTTTACGATAGCGGATACTTTAGAAAGAATAAAggaagaatttaattttttacaagcACAATATCATAC GTTAAAATTAGAATGTGAGAAACTAGCTAGTGAAAAAACCGAAATGCAACGGCATTATGTTATG TATTACGAGATGTCCTATGGATTGAATGTTGAAATGCACAAGcag ACGGAAATAGCGAAGAGATTAAGCGCAATAATTGGACAAGTGTTGCCGTTCCTCGCTCAAGAGCACCAACAGCAAGTCGCCTCCGCCGTGGAGAGAGCTAAGCAGGTCACTATGTCTGAACTTAATGCTATCATAGGG CAACAGATCCACGCGTCCGGCCTGCCGCACGGCGTAGCGGGCGCGGGCGCGTTGTTAGGCGCGGGCGGGTTGTTGTTCCCCGGCGCGGGACCGCCGCCGGCGCCGCACTTACCCCCGCCGGCGCATAAG gtgGAACTACCCCCTCCATCGGATATAAAACCGCCCTTATCAGGTGGACCGGCGCCACCCCCCCTCCTGCCGGGACAACCCCCTCCCCCCAGAGAGGACGATAGACTAGCCGCTTCAAGAGCTATGAGCCAACAg cAGCGTCGCTCAGTATCGCCTCTAGAGCGCGAACAGAAGTACCGGCCGCGCTCGCCCGAGCCCGAGCCGCTCGACGCGAAGCGACGGAAGGAGGACAAGGTGGGATATGTCAGTGTGTCTAGT GATAGTGATGCAGAAAAGAGCGATCAAGATTTGGTTGTAGATGTTGCTAATGAG GAGGAAAGAGGGTCACCAAGTGTACGCACAGAGGGCGAGAGAACGGAAAATGGTCCAAGACCTCCGTCGAGATCAGGCTCCTCATCGAGTCGATCCACTCCTAAGAGCTCTAAAGAT GAGAAGCCTGGAACTCCAGGGGCGAAGGGCCGGGCTCCAACACCGACAGGCCGATACGCATTTCCCCCATACGCTGCTTACCGCACCCCCCTCCCTTTTGACGGGCATAGGACCAATGGCATGCCGCCTGCTAAACC AGCGTATTCCTACCACACATGCGGCGGGCCGCTGCAACCCGTACCCTTCCCTGCGGATGCACTCGTAGGGCCCGGGATCCCGCGTGGAGCCCGACAGGTTGCCACACTCCCACATGGGGAAGTTGTATGTGCGGTCGCGTTGTCTTTAGGATCTAACGCACGGCACGCGTACACGGGCGGCAAGGGTTGCGTTAAGTTGTGGGACATCACTAGCCCGGGATCCCCGAACACGCTCGAGCCGCTGTCGCAGTTGGACTGTTTG CAAAGGGACAACTACATCCGCTCGGTGAAGCTATTACCGGACGGGCGCACGCTGCTGGTGGGCGGCGAGGCGTCCAACCTGTCGATCTGGGACCTGTCGGCGCCGACGCCGCGCATGCGCGCCGAGCTCACCTCCTCCGCGCCCGCCTGCTACGCGCTCGCCATCAGCCCCGACAGCAAG GTTTGCTTCAGTTGTTGTTCTGACGGGAATATCGCAGTCTGGGATCTACATAATCAAACATTAGTTAGGCAATTCCAAG GTCACACGGACGGCGCGTCGTGCATCGACATCAGCCCGGACGGCAGCCGGCTGTGGACGGGCGGGCTGGACAACACGGTGCGCTCGTGGGACCTGCGCGAGGGCCGCCAGCTGCACCAGCACGACTTCTCCAGCCAGATATTCTCGCTGGGATACTGTCCCACCG GTTCCTGGCTAGCAGTAGGAATGGAGAACTCCCACGTAGAAGTACTCCACGCGGGCAAACCGGACCGTTACCAGCTCGCTTTGCACGAATCATGTGTGTTATCGCTGCGGTTTGCGGCTTCGGGCAAGTGGTTTGTGTCCACGGGCAAGGATAATCTGCTAAATGCGTGGAGGACACCGTATGGAGCTAGTATATTTCAG TCTAAAGAATCGTCGTCGGTGCTCAGTTGTGATGTGTCTTCGGATGATAAGTTCATAGTGACGGGTTCGGGGGACAAGAAAGCGACAGTTTACGAagttttgtattga
- the LOC123698336 gene encoding protein groucho-like isoform X5: MYPTPTRHPAGAVRGPQPSAGPIKFTIADTLERIKEEFNFLQAQYHTLKLECEKLASEKTEMQRHYVMYYEMSYGLNVEMHKQTEIAKRLSAIIGQVLPFLAQEHQQQVASAVERAKQVTMSELNAIIGQQQQQGLQQLLQQIHASGLPHGVAGAGALLGAGGLLFPGAGPPPAPHLPPPAHKVELPPPSDIKPPLSGGPAPPPLLPGQPPPPREDDRLAASRAMSQQQRRSVSPLEREQKYRPRSPEPEPLDAKRRKEDKDSDAEKSDQDLVVDVANEEERGSPSVRTEGERTENGPRPPSRSGSSSSRSTPKSSKDEKPGTPGAKGRAPTPTGRYAFPPYAAYRTPLPFDGHRTNGMPPAKPAYSYHTCGGPLQPVPFPADALVGPGIPRGARQVATLPHGEVVCAVALSLGSNARHAYTGGKGCVKLWDITSPGSPNTLEPLSQLDCLQRDNYIRSVKLLPDGRTLLVGGEASNLSIWDLSAPTPRMRAELTSSAPACYALAISPDSKVCFSCCSDGNIAVWDLHNQTLVRQFQGHTDGASCIDISPDGSRLWTGGLDNTVRSWDLREGRQLHQHDFSSQIFSLGYCPTGSWLAVGMENSHVEVLHAGKPDRYQLALHESCVLSLRFAASGKWFVSTGKDNLLNAWRTPYGASIFQSKESSSVLSCDVSSDDKFIVTGSGDKKATVYEVLY, translated from the exons atgtatcctaCACCGACGCGGCACCCGGCTGGAGCAGTTCGg gGGCCTCAACCCTCGGCAGGTCCGATAAAGTTTACGATAGCGGATACTTTAGAAAGAATAAAggaagaatttaattttttacaagcACAATATCATAC GTTAAAATTAGAATGTGAGAAACTAGCTAGTGAAAAAACCGAAATGCAACGGCATTATGTTATG TATTACGAGATGTCCTATGGATTGAATGTTGAAATGCACAAGcag ACGGAAATAGCGAAGAGATTAAGCGCAATAATTGGACAAGTGTTGCCGTTCCTCGCTCAAGAGCACCAACAGCAAGTCGCCTCCGCCGTGGAGAGAGCTAAGCAGGTCACTATGTCTGAACTTAATGCTATCATAGGG caacaacaacaacaggGACTGCAGCAACTTCTT CAACAGATCCACGCGTCCGGCCTGCCGCACGGCGTAGCGGGCGCGGGCGCGTTGTTAGGCGCGGGCGGGTTGTTGTTCCCCGGCGCGGGACCGCCGCCGGCGCCGCACTTACCCCCGCCGGCGCATAAG gtgGAACTACCCCCTCCATCGGATATAAAACCGCCCTTATCAGGTGGACCGGCGCCACCCCCCCTCCTGCCGGGACAACCCCCTCCCCCCAGAGAGGACGATAGACTAGCCGCTTCAAGAGCTATGAGCCAACAg cAGCGTCGCTCAGTATCGCCTCTAGAGCGCGAACAGAAGTACCGGCCGCGCTCGCCCGAGCCCGAGCCGCTCGACGCGAAGCGACGGAAGGAGGACAAG GATAGTGATGCAGAAAAGAGCGATCAAGATTTGGTTGTAGATGTTGCTAATGAG GAGGAAAGAGGGTCACCAAGTGTACGCACAGAGGGCGAGAGAACGGAAAATGGTCCAAGACCTCCGTCGAGATCAGGCTCCTCATCGAGTCGATCCACTCCTAAGAGCTCTAAAGAT GAGAAGCCTGGAACTCCAGGGGCGAAGGGCCGGGCTCCAACACCGACAGGCCGATACGCATTTCCCCCATACGCTGCTTACCGCACCCCCCTCCCTTTTGACGGGCATAGGACCAATGGCATGCCGCCTGCTAAACC AGCGTATTCCTACCACACATGCGGCGGGCCGCTGCAACCCGTACCCTTCCCTGCGGATGCACTCGTAGGGCCCGGGATCCCGCGTGGAGCCCGACAGGTTGCCACACTCCCACATGGGGAAGTTGTATGTGCGGTCGCGTTGTCTTTAGGATCTAACGCACGGCACGCGTACACGGGCGGCAAGGGTTGCGTTAAGTTGTGGGACATCACTAGCCCGGGATCCCCGAACACGCTCGAGCCGCTGTCGCAGTTGGACTGTTTG CAAAGGGACAACTACATCCGCTCGGTGAAGCTATTACCGGACGGGCGCACGCTGCTGGTGGGCGGCGAGGCGTCCAACCTGTCGATCTGGGACCTGTCGGCGCCGACGCCGCGCATGCGCGCCGAGCTCACCTCCTCCGCGCCCGCCTGCTACGCGCTCGCCATCAGCCCCGACAGCAAG GTTTGCTTCAGTTGTTGTTCTGACGGGAATATCGCAGTCTGGGATCTACATAATCAAACATTAGTTAGGCAATTCCAAG GTCACACGGACGGCGCGTCGTGCATCGACATCAGCCCGGACGGCAGCCGGCTGTGGACGGGCGGGCTGGACAACACGGTGCGCTCGTGGGACCTGCGCGAGGGCCGCCAGCTGCACCAGCACGACTTCTCCAGCCAGATATTCTCGCTGGGATACTGTCCCACCG GTTCCTGGCTAGCAGTAGGAATGGAGAACTCCCACGTAGAAGTACTCCACGCGGGCAAACCGGACCGTTACCAGCTCGCTTTGCACGAATCATGTGTGTTATCGCTGCGGTTTGCGGCTTCGGGCAAGTGGTTTGTGTCCACGGGCAAGGATAATCTGCTAAATGCGTGGAGGACACCGTATGGAGCTAGTATATTTCAG TCTAAAGAATCGTCGTCGGTGCTCAGTTGTGATGTGTCTTCGGATGATAAGTTCATAGTGACGGGTTCGGGGGACAAGAAAGCGACAGTTTACGAagttttgtattga
- the LOC123698336 gene encoding protein groucho-like isoform X1 encodes MYPTPTRHPAGAVRGPQPSAGPIKFTIADTLERIKEEFNFLQAQYHTLKLECEKLASEKTEMQRHYVMYYEMSYGLNVEMHKQTEIAKRLSAIIGQVLPFLAQEHQQQVASAVERAKQVTMSELNAIIGQQQQQGLQQLLQQIHASGLPHGVAGAGALLGAGGLLFPGAGPPPAPHLPPPAHKVELPPPSDIKPPLSGGPAPPPLLPGQPPPPREDDRLAASRAMSQQQRRSVSPLEREQKYRPRSPEPEPLDAKRRKEDKVGYVSVSSDSDAEKSDQDLVVDVANEEERGSPSVRTEGERTENGPRPPSRSGSSSSRSTPKSSKDEKPGTPGAKGRAPTPTGRYAFPPYAAYRTPLPFDGHRTNGMPPAKPAYSYHTCGGPLQPVPFPADALVGPGIPRGARQVATLPHGEVVCAVALSLGSNARHAYTGGKGCVKLWDITSPGSPNTLEPLSQLDCLQRDNYIRSVKLLPDGRTLLVGGEASNLSIWDLSAPTPRMRAELTSSAPACYALAISPDSKVCFSCCSDGNIAVWDLHNQTLVRQFQGHTDGASCIDISPDGSRLWTGGLDNTVRSWDLREGRQLHQHDFSSQIFSLGYCPTGSWLAVGMENSHVEVLHAGKPDRYQLALHESCVLSLRFAASGKWFVSTGKDNLLNAWRTPYGASIFQSKESSSVLSCDVSSDDKFIVTGSGDKKATVYEVLY; translated from the exons atgtatcctaCACCGACGCGGCACCCGGCTGGAGCAGTTCGg gGGCCTCAACCCTCGGCAGGTCCGATAAAGTTTACGATAGCGGATACTTTAGAAAGAATAAAggaagaatttaattttttacaagcACAATATCATAC GTTAAAATTAGAATGTGAGAAACTAGCTAGTGAAAAAACCGAAATGCAACGGCATTATGTTATG TATTACGAGATGTCCTATGGATTGAATGTTGAAATGCACAAGcag ACGGAAATAGCGAAGAGATTAAGCGCAATAATTGGACAAGTGTTGCCGTTCCTCGCTCAAGAGCACCAACAGCAAGTCGCCTCCGCCGTGGAGAGAGCTAAGCAGGTCACTATGTCTGAACTTAATGCTATCATAGGG caacaacaacaacaggGACTGCAGCAACTTCTT CAACAGATCCACGCGTCCGGCCTGCCGCACGGCGTAGCGGGCGCGGGCGCGTTGTTAGGCGCGGGCGGGTTGTTGTTCCCCGGCGCGGGACCGCCGCCGGCGCCGCACTTACCCCCGCCGGCGCATAAG gtgGAACTACCCCCTCCATCGGATATAAAACCGCCCTTATCAGGTGGACCGGCGCCACCCCCCCTCCTGCCGGGACAACCCCCTCCCCCCAGAGAGGACGATAGACTAGCCGCTTCAAGAGCTATGAGCCAACAg cAGCGTCGCTCAGTATCGCCTCTAGAGCGCGAACAGAAGTACCGGCCGCGCTCGCCCGAGCCCGAGCCGCTCGACGCGAAGCGACGGAAGGAGGACAAGGTGGGATATGTCAGTGTGTCTAGT GATAGTGATGCAGAAAAGAGCGATCAAGATTTGGTTGTAGATGTTGCTAATGAG GAGGAAAGAGGGTCACCAAGTGTACGCACAGAGGGCGAGAGAACGGAAAATGGTCCAAGACCTCCGTCGAGATCAGGCTCCTCATCGAGTCGATCCACTCCTAAGAGCTCTAAAGAT GAGAAGCCTGGAACTCCAGGGGCGAAGGGCCGGGCTCCAACACCGACAGGCCGATACGCATTTCCCCCATACGCTGCTTACCGCACCCCCCTCCCTTTTGACGGGCATAGGACCAATGGCATGCCGCCTGCTAAACC AGCGTATTCCTACCACACATGCGGCGGGCCGCTGCAACCCGTACCCTTCCCTGCGGATGCACTCGTAGGGCCCGGGATCCCGCGTGGAGCCCGACAGGTTGCCACACTCCCACATGGGGAAGTTGTATGTGCGGTCGCGTTGTCTTTAGGATCTAACGCACGGCACGCGTACACGGGCGGCAAGGGTTGCGTTAAGTTGTGGGACATCACTAGCCCGGGATCCCCGAACACGCTCGAGCCGCTGTCGCAGTTGGACTGTTTG CAAAGGGACAACTACATCCGCTCGGTGAAGCTATTACCGGACGGGCGCACGCTGCTGGTGGGCGGCGAGGCGTCCAACCTGTCGATCTGGGACCTGTCGGCGCCGACGCCGCGCATGCGCGCCGAGCTCACCTCCTCCGCGCCCGCCTGCTACGCGCTCGCCATCAGCCCCGACAGCAAG GTTTGCTTCAGTTGTTGTTCTGACGGGAATATCGCAGTCTGGGATCTACATAATCAAACATTAGTTAGGCAATTCCAAG GTCACACGGACGGCGCGTCGTGCATCGACATCAGCCCGGACGGCAGCCGGCTGTGGACGGGCGGGCTGGACAACACGGTGCGCTCGTGGGACCTGCGCGAGGGCCGCCAGCTGCACCAGCACGACTTCTCCAGCCAGATATTCTCGCTGGGATACTGTCCCACCG GTTCCTGGCTAGCAGTAGGAATGGAGAACTCCCACGTAGAAGTACTCCACGCGGGCAAACCGGACCGTTACCAGCTCGCTTTGCACGAATCATGTGTGTTATCGCTGCGGTTTGCGGCTTCGGGCAAGTGGTTTGTGTCCACGGGCAAGGATAATCTGCTAAATGCGTGGAGGACACCGTATGGAGCTAGTATATTTCAG TCTAAAGAATCGTCGTCGGTGCTCAGTTGTGATGTGTCTTCGGATGATAAGTTCATAGTGACGGGTTCGGGGGACAAGAAAGCGACAGTTTACGAagttttgtattga
- the LOC123698336 gene encoding protein groucho-like isoform X2 — protein MYPTPTRHPAGAVRGPQPSAGPIKFTIADTLERIKEEFNFLQAQYHTLKLECEKLASEKTEMQRHYVMYYEMSYGLNVEMHKQTEIAKRLSAIIGQVLPFLAQEHQQQVASAVERAKQVTMSELNAIIGQQQQQGLQQLLQQIHASGLPHGVAGAGALLGAGGLLFPGAGPPPAPHLPPPAHKVELPPPSDIKPPLSGGPAPPPLLPGQPPPPREDDRLAASRAMSQQRRSVSPLEREQKYRPRSPEPEPLDAKRRKEDKVGYVSVSSDSDAEKSDQDLVVDVANEEERGSPSVRTEGERTENGPRPPSRSGSSSSRSTPKSSKDEKPGTPGAKGRAPTPTGRYAFPPYAAYRTPLPFDGHRTNGMPPAKPAYSYHTCGGPLQPVPFPADALVGPGIPRGARQVATLPHGEVVCAVALSLGSNARHAYTGGKGCVKLWDITSPGSPNTLEPLSQLDCLQRDNYIRSVKLLPDGRTLLVGGEASNLSIWDLSAPTPRMRAELTSSAPACYALAISPDSKVCFSCCSDGNIAVWDLHNQTLVRQFQGHTDGASCIDISPDGSRLWTGGLDNTVRSWDLREGRQLHQHDFSSQIFSLGYCPTGSWLAVGMENSHVEVLHAGKPDRYQLALHESCVLSLRFAASGKWFVSTGKDNLLNAWRTPYGASIFQSKESSSVLSCDVSSDDKFIVTGSGDKKATVYEVLY, from the exons atgtatcctaCACCGACGCGGCACCCGGCTGGAGCAGTTCGg gGGCCTCAACCCTCGGCAGGTCCGATAAAGTTTACGATAGCGGATACTTTAGAAAGAATAAAggaagaatttaattttttacaagcACAATATCATAC GTTAAAATTAGAATGTGAGAAACTAGCTAGTGAAAAAACCGAAATGCAACGGCATTATGTTATG TATTACGAGATGTCCTATGGATTGAATGTTGAAATGCACAAGcag ACGGAAATAGCGAAGAGATTAAGCGCAATAATTGGACAAGTGTTGCCGTTCCTCGCTCAAGAGCACCAACAGCAAGTCGCCTCCGCCGTGGAGAGAGCTAAGCAGGTCACTATGTCTGAACTTAATGCTATCATAGGG caacaacaacaacaggGACTGCAGCAACTTCTT CAACAGATCCACGCGTCCGGCCTGCCGCACGGCGTAGCGGGCGCGGGCGCGTTGTTAGGCGCGGGCGGGTTGTTGTTCCCCGGCGCGGGACCGCCGCCGGCGCCGCACTTACCCCCGCCGGCGCATAAG gtgGAACTACCCCCTCCATCGGATATAAAACCGCCCTTATCAGGTGGACCGGCGCCACCCCCCCTCCTGCCGGGACAACCCCCTCCCCCCAGAGAGGACGATAGACTAGCCGCTTCAAGAGCTATGAGCCAACAg CGTCGCTCAGTATCGCCTCTAGAGCGCGAACAGAAGTACCGGCCGCGCTCGCCCGAGCCCGAGCCGCTCGACGCGAAGCGACGGAAGGAGGACAAGGTGGGATATGTCAGTGTGTCTAGT GATAGTGATGCAGAAAAGAGCGATCAAGATTTGGTTGTAGATGTTGCTAATGAG GAGGAAAGAGGGTCACCAAGTGTACGCACAGAGGGCGAGAGAACGGAAAATGGTCCAAGACCTCCGTCGAGATCAGGCTCCTCATCGAGTCGATCCACTCCTAAGAGCTCTAAAGAT GAGAAGCCTGGAACTCCAGGGGCGAAGGGCCGGGCTCCAACACCGACAGGCCGATACGCATTTCCCCCATACGCTGCTTACCGCACCCCCCTCCCTTTTGACGGGCATAGGACCAATGGCATGCCGCCTGCTAAACC AGCGTATTCCTACCACACATGCGGCGGGCCGCTGCAACCCGTACCCTTCCCTGCGGATGCACTCGTAGGGCCCGGGATCCCGCGTGGAGCCCGACAGGTTGCCACACTCCCACATGGGGAAGTTGTATGTGCGGTCGCGTTGTCTTTAGGATCTAACGCACGGCACGCGTACACGGGCGGCAAGGGTTGCGTTAAGTTGTGGGACATCACTAGCCCGGGATCCCCGAACACGCTCGAGCCGCTGTCGCAGTTGGACTGTTTG CAAAGGGACAACTACATCCGCTCGGTGAAGCTATTACCGGACGGGCGCACGCTGCTGGTGGGCGGCGAGGCGTCCAACCTGTCGATCTGGGACCTGTCGGCGCCGACGCCGCGCATGCGCGCCGAGCTCACCTCCTCCGCGCCCGCCTGCTACGCGCTCGCCATCAGCCCCGACAGCAAG GTTTGCTTCAGTTGTTGTTCTGACGGGAATATCGCAGTCTGGGATCTACATAATCAAACATTAGTTAGGCAATTCCAAG GTCACACGGACGGCGCGTCGTGCATCGACATCAGCCCGGACGGCAGCCGGCTGTGGACGGGCGGGCTGGACAACACGGTGCGCTCGTGGGACCTGCGCGAGGGCCGCCAGCTGCACCAGCACGACTTCTCCAGCCAGATATTCTCGCTGGGATACTGTCCCACCG GTTCCTGGCTAGCAGTAGGAATGGAGAACTCCCACGTAGAAGTACTCCACGCGGGCAAACCGGACCGTTACCAGCTCGCTTTGCACGAATCATGTGTGTTATCGCTGCGGTTTGCGGCTTCGGGCAAGTGGTTTGTGTCCACGGGCAAGGATAATCTGCTAAATGCGTGGAGGACACCGTATGGAGCTAGTATATTTCAG TCTAAAGAATCGTCGTCGGTGCTCAGTTGTGATGTGTCTTCGGATGATAAGTTCATAGTGACGGGTTCGGGGGACAAGAAAGCGACAGTTTACGAagttttgtattga